A genomic stretch from Dissulfurispira thermophila includes:
- a CDS encoding sensor histidine kinase codes for MFFEQSEIKERLRWLVRLRWLGCVAVFIAVHIVREVFRLDFPMLPVYVILLSVVAYNLYFQNRLKFISKDFLKDAITQIGLDYITLAAAIYFSGGCDSPFLYYYIFHIVITGIILPRIWAFGFAGIAVVLPFIVFGLKHIGILPHFAIFTDMPVFFADIKVISIYGAVFISTLILTAYFVTYLSDKLYKKQEEINRLYLSQSNFIANLAHEIKTPLNAVAGFTALVSDESFSEEDRNKFKAKINEAVEYVNSLLNDIMELSKIETGKIMLSIEPFMIADTIREAADILYLRAKEKNINISVQADDIKSVFCCGDERRVKEIIVNLLDNAVKYTPDNGKIGIDAHRINDHVEITVWDTGKGIPTESIDKIFDAYHRLYEEEKIKGAGLGLSIVKKLVELHRGNIRVESEVGKGSRFIFTMPVKRKVSESGKNCLD; via the coding sequence ATGTTTTTTGAACAATCAGAAATAAAAGAAAGACTTCGATGGCTTGTCAGACTTAGATGGCTTGGTTGTGTGGCTGTATTTATAGCAGTCCATATTGTGAGGGAAGTATTCAGGCTGGATTTTCCGATGCTTCCTGTATATGTCATTCTCCTTTCTGTGGTTGCTTATAACCTCTATTTCCAGAATAGATTGAAATTCATCTCAAAAGATTTTCTCAAAGATGCTATTACGCAGATTGGTCTCGACTATATCACCCTTGCTGCTGCAATATACTTTTCTGGCGGATGTGATAGTCCATTTCTCTACTACTACATCTTTCACATAGTGATAACAGGCATTATCCTGCCAAGGATATGGGCATTCGGATTTGCAGGTATTGCTGTAGTCCTTCCATTCATTGTATTTGGACTGAAGCACATAGGCATTTTGCCGCATTTTGCAATATTTACAGATATGCCTGTATTTTTTGCAGACATCAAAGTAATATCCATCTACGGAGCCGTATTCATAAGCACATTGATTCTGACTGCATATTTTGTAACATATCTGTCCGATAAGCTTTATAAAAAACAAGAGGAGATAAATAGGCTTTATCTTTCACAATCCAATTTTATTGCAAACCTTGCACACGAAATAAAAACCCCTCTTAATGCTGTAGCAGGATTTACTGCCCTTGTATCTGATGAGTCTTTTTCTGAAGAAGACAGAAATAAATTCAAAGCAAAGATAAATGAGGCAGTAGAATATGTGAACTCCCTTCTCAATGATATAATGGAGCTTTCAAAGATAGAAACTGGAAAGATAATGCTTTCTATAGAGCCTTTTATGATTGCTGATACAATTAGAGAGGCAGCAGACATACTATATTTAAGAGCAAAAGAAAAAAATATAAACATATCTGTTCAGGCAGATGATATAAAGAGTGTATTTTGCTGTGGAGACGAAAGGAGGGTAAAGGAGATAATTGTCAATCTTCTGGATAATGCAGTGAAATATACACCTGACAATGGAAAAATCGGGATAGATGCACACAGGATAAATGACCATGTTGAAATTACTGTGTGGGACACAGGAAAAGGCATTCCTACTGAAAGCATTGATAAGATATTCGATGCATATCACAGGCTTTATGAAGAAGAAAAAATCAAAGGGGCAGGTTTAGGTCTCTCTATTGTAAAGAAGTTAGTAGAACTCCACCGAGGAAACATCAGGGTGGAGAGTGAGGTTGGAAAGGGAAGTAGATTTATCTTTACAATGCCTGTAAAAAGAAAGGTCTCAGAGAGTGGTAAAAATTGTCTTGATTAA
- a CDS encoding FmdE family protein, giving the protein MNTVGFDFENLLDESVKIHGHLCPGQVLGVKMSMLGLREIGIDEPKGKDRKNLIVFVEMDRCATDAVQSVTGCSLGHRTMKFMDYGKMAATFVNLKTGKAIRVIAKEEARDKAKEHFPQIEDKYKAQLEAYKVMPDDELFDIMNVKVAIRPEDMPGRPLKRVKCDVCGEFVQDMRDVLKDGKTLCKPCAFGGYYIIEDKPHGE; this is encoded by the coding sequence ATGAATACAGTGGGATTTGATTTTGAAAATCTTCTTGATGAATCAGTAAAGATACACGGACATCTCTGCCCCGGTCAGGTTCTTGGGGTGAAGATGTCAATGCTTGGACTCAGAGAAATAGGTATTGACGAACCAAAAGGCAAGGACAGAAAAAACCTAATTGTCTTTGTTGAAATGGATAGATGTGCTACTGATGCAGTGCAATCAGTCACAGGCTGCAGTCTCGGTCACAGGACAATGAAATTCATGGACTATGGCAAGATGGCTGCTACATTTGTGAATCTCAAGACAGGCAAGGCTATAAGGGTAATAGCAAAAGAAGAAGCAAGGGATAAGGCAAAAGAGCACTTCCCACAGATTGAGGATAAATATAAAGCGCAGTTAGAGGCATACAAGGTAATGCCAGACGATGAGCTTTTTGACATAATGAATGTTAAAGTGGCAATAAGGCCTGAGGATATGCCCGGCAGACCGTTAAAGAGGGTTAAATGCGATGTCTGTGGCGAATTCGTACAGGATATGAGAGATGTCTTGAAGGATGGCAAGACTTTATGCAAACCGTGTGCTTTTGGAGGATATTATATAATTGAAGACAAGCCTCATGGTGAATAA
- a CDS encoding response regulator — protein sequence MKEIKILIIDDEPIITYSLQRYLSDKGYDVTAVTEGNKALSLLDTEDFDILLTDLKMQPVSGLEIISNLKKKNFKGRIIIMTAFCREHADEIENLKVDAILEKPFELQYLLDKIKELSK from the coding sequence GTGAAGGAAATAAAGATACTCATAATAGACGACGAGCCAATTATAACATACTCGCTGCAGCGATACCTTTCCGATAAGGGATATGATGTAACTGCTGTTACCGAAGGCAATAAGGCATTGTCTTTATTAGATACTGAAGATTTTGATATTTTGCTTACTGATTTAAAAATGCAGCCTGTAAGTGGACTTGAGATTATCAGTAACCTAAAGAAAAAGAATTTTAAAGGCAGGATAATCATAATGACAGCATTTTGCAGAGAACATGCTGATGAGATTGAAAATTTAAAGGTTGATGCTATTTTAGAAAAGCCTTTTGAACTTCAATACCTGCTCGATAAAATTAAGGAACTATCAAAATGA
- a CDS encoding methyl-accepting chemotaxis protein, which translates to MNLKDVSLKNKVVVPIAVMVTIGIIVTIIVTTGRTKDIVIDEAKNTTLTGYRDTVLNALTTMMITGNIKEAKTPFLEQMSHVADVHVIRAEVLDNDYGKGKPEEYPKDTLEREVIDKGIEKVFLDGEHLRGIFPYIAKSNYMGRNCLNCHNVKEGTVLGAISIKIPLIRSFATIRSARNLYFGLGLIGILSVTVAIFFLVTIAFRPLSQLIEKVRQLSEGDLTATIDYDNKDEIGALAHDMNRMIKSFNSMINSILTASNNVVSTVDILKAMAGKTADGAKTQSGQAHQIATAAEEMSQTITDIAKNASVASESSAEAMEIADSGKQITDTTVETINEVNISTAELSKMVERLNSRVIEIGGIVTVIKDIADQTNLLALNAAIEAARAGEQGRGFAVVADEVRKLAERTIKATTEISEKIGVVQTESEQTAKSMSSSTKGITKAVGHVRNLKNVLDTIVESVQKVRDQITQIATAVDEQSAASEEVAKNIEKTSVIAKDMEKMADDVMQEVDALANIADELKSSTAGFKTRE; encoded by the coding sequence ATGAATCTGAAGGATGTATCTTTGAAAAATAAGGTAGTGGTGCCGATTGCAGTGATGGTTACCATAGGTATTATAGTAACAATCATCGTAACTACAGGCAGGACAAAAGACATTGTCATTGATGAGGCAAAGAATACGACTCTCACAGGATATAGGGATACAGTATTGAATGCACTTACAACAATGATGATTACAGGCAATATCAAAGAGGCAAAGACACCATTCCTTGAGCAGATGTCTCATGTTGCAGATGTGCATGTAATAAGAGCAGAAGTGCTTGACAATGACTATGGAAAAGGCAAACCCGAGGAATATCCAAAGGATACATTAGAAAGAGAGGTCATAGACAAAGGCATAGAGAAGGTCTTCCTTGATGGCGAGCATCTCAGGGGCATCTTTCCATATATTGCAAAATCAAATTATATGGGAAGAAACTGCCTTAACTGCCATAATGTAAAAGAAGGGACAGTGCTTGGCGCAATAAGCATAAAGATACCACTTATCCGCTCTTTTGCCACGATCAGGTCAGCCCGCAACCTTTATTTTGGACTCGGATTGATAGGCATACTGTCTGTAACTGTAGCCATATTCTTTCTTGTTACCATTGCATTCAGACCATTGTCCCAATTGATTGAGAAGGTCAGACAATTATCAGAAGGCGACCTGACAGCTACTATAGATTACGACAATAAAGATGAGATAGGTGCCCTTGCACATGATATGAACAGAATGATTAAATCTTTTAACAGCATGATAAACAGCATACTAACAGCCTCCAACAATGTAGTATCAACAGTGGATATATTAAAGGCAATGGCTGGAAAGACAGCAGACGGCGCAAAGACCCAATCCGGGCAAGCACACCAGATAGCAACTGCAGCAGAAGAGATGAGCCAGACAATAACAGACATCGCAAAGAATGCCTCTGTGGCATCGGAGTCATCAGCAGAGGCAATGGAAATAGCTGACAGTGGCAAACAAATAACAGACACAACTGTTGAAACAATAAATGAAGTAAATATCTCAACAGCAGAGCTTTCAAAGATGGTAGAAAGGCTAAACAGCAGAGTGATCGAGATTGGAGGAATAGTAACTGTAATTAAAGACATAGCAGACCAGACAAACCTATTGGCATTAAATGCAGCAATAGAGGCAGCAAGGGCAGGAGAGCAGGGGAGGGGATTTGCAGTTGTTGCTGATGAAGTAAGGAAACTTGCAGAAAGGACAATAAAGGCAACAACAGAGATCTCAGAAAAGATAGGCGTGGTGCAGACTGAATCAGAGCAGACTGCCAAGTCCATGTCTTCCTCTACAAAGGGTATAACAAAGGCAGTGGGGCATGTGAGAAATCTAAAAAATGTTCTGGATACTATTGTGGAGTCTGTCCAGAAAGTTCGTGACCAGATAACTCAGATAGCCACTGCAGTGGATGAGCAATCAGCAGCATCAGAGGAAGTGGCAAAGAATATAGAAAAGACATCTGTTATTGCAAAAGACATGGAGAAGATGGCAGATGATGTTATGCAAGAAGTTGATGCATTAGCAAACATAGCAGATGAGTTAAAGAGTTCAACAGCAGGGTTTAAGACGAGGGAATAA
- a CDS encoding TorD/DmsD family molecular chaperone — MHINELILNEKVRGDCYRLLSACFYQPDKSLFMQENLLRNLVEALKRVCPPASVFAEKMEGSIVRYTDEDLLIDYAKLFVGPNELIAPPYGSVYLDRERRVMGDSTLKTMELYREAGLVISDDFKELPDHVAIELEFMYYLVFKEVEALEKSDMDTAHKFIKMQQEFLNSFLGLWINPFCEKIKEGTDNKFYHSLAECVSVFIMNSTIPYEIMNEKAQGVLN; from the coding sequence GTGCATATCAACGAATTGATACTAAATGAGAAAGTAAGAGGAGATTGTTACAGACTTTTATCAGCATGTTTTTATCAGCCTGATAAATCGCTTTTTATGCAGGAGAATCTCTTGAGAAATCTTGTAGAGGCATTGAAAAGGGTCTGTCCCCCTGCTTCTGTATTTGCAGAGAAGATGGAAGGATCCATCGTCAGATATACTGATGAAGACCTTCTAATTGATTATGCAAAGCTTTTTGTAGGGCCAAATGAGCTTATTGCACCTCCGTACGGGTCTGTGTATCTTGATAGGGAAAGAAGAGTTATGGGCGATTCTACGCTTAAGACAATGGAACTCTATCGCGAGGCAGGACTTGTAATCAGTGATGACTTCAAGGAACTGCCTGATCACGTAGCAATTGAACTTGAATTTATGTATTATCTCGTATTTAAAGAGGTAGAGGCGCTGGAAAAATCTGATATGGATACAGCGCATAAATTTATTAAGATGCAGCAGGAATTTTTAAATTCATTTCTCGGCCTCTGGATTAATCCTTTCTGTGAAAAAATAAAGGAGGGCACTGATAATAAATTCTATCACTCACTTGCTGAGTGTGTTTCTGTTTTTATTATGAATTCTACTATTCCTTATGAAATTATGAATGAAAAGGCTCAAGGGGTTTTAAATTAA
- a CDS encoding sensor histidine kinase: MNFSEKTKITLPILLIAIFVFSSFGWIFYFHNYQLKQITRTVYLLNTIDRDIKEFNMAVQSGILTLDNKYVIHADKHSLSVFDSLSTLRKSHSLEAERIKRKYMEYYSKLVSINSLFLEKRIAEGRKRLGELELIYSEINDEISKAIAMHTLEHERAVKNINIFMAVTSFVFIVMVSLIIALFMHYSKKRKQAEKAMIESEKMASLGVLAAGIAHEIRNPLTIISLGIEHLKQMFAGDKDVLYLTGNIHNAVERADKIIKGLLDYSQQSAFRFEDFDVSLIIEESLQILDEQIKNRNISVVKQFSPLPLHLKCDRDKMRQVFVSIMLNAINAMPDGGTLSIKLERDERAAMRIIFADTGKGISEKEIHRVFDPFFSDSQGASTGLGLSIAKGIVERHGGKIIIESRRGKGTDVIITCPAGKG; encoded by the coding sequence ATGAATTTTTCTGAAAAAACAAAGATTACTCTTCCTATTCTTTTAATTGCAATTTTTGTTTTCTCATCTTTTGGCTGGATCTTTTATTTTCATAATTATCAGTTGAAACAAATAACACGGACAGTATATCTGCTGAACACAATAGATAGAGATATCAAAGAGTTCAACATGGCTGTTCAGAGCGGCATCTTAACACTCGATAACAAATATGTCATCCATGCTGACAAACATTCTCTCAGTGTTTTTGACAGTCTCTCTACACTAAGAAAAAGTCATTCTTTAGAGGCAGAGAGGATAAAGAGGAAATACATGGAATATTATTCGAAACTTGTCTCGATCAATTCGTTGTTTTTAGAAAAAAGGATAGCAGAAGGAAGAAAGAGATTGGGTGAACTCGAACTCATTTATTCTGAAATAAATGATGAGATATCAAAGGCAATTGCCATGCATACACTTGAGCATGAAAGGGCAGTAAAGAATATAAACATTTTTATGGCTGTAACATCCTTTGTCTTTATTGTTATGGTCTCTCTTATCATAGCCCTTTTCATGCATTACAGCAAAAAGAGAAAACAAGCAGAAAAGGCAATGATAGAATCCGAAAAAATGGCTTCACTGGGTGTTCTGGCAGCAGGCATTGCCCATGAAATAAGAAACCCCCTTACAATAATTTCTCTTGGCATTGAGCACTTAAAACAGATGTTTGCTGGTGATAAAGATGTGCTTTATCTGACAGGGAATATCCATAATGCAGTTGAAAGGGCAGACAAGATAATAAAAGGACTGCTTGATTATTCCCAGCAATCTGCCTTCAGATTTGAAGACTTTGATGTATCTCTGATAATTGAGGAGTCTTTACAAATATTGGATGAGCAGATTAAAAACAGAAATATATCTGTTGTAAAGCAATTTTCTCCATTGCCTCTTCATCTTAAGTGTGACAGAGACAAGATGAGACAGGTTTTTGTGAGTATTATGCTTAATGCAATTAATGCCATGCCTGATGGTGGAACGCTCTCGATAAAACTCGAAAGAGATGAAAGAGCCGCTATGCGGATTATATTTGCAGACACTGGAAAAGGGATCTCAGAGAAAGAGATACACCGAGTATTTGACCCATTTTTCAGCGATTCTCAAGGTGCCAGCACAGGTCTTGGACTTTCTATAGCAAAAGGCATAGTTGAAAGACATGGTGGTAAAATAATAATAGAAAGTAGGAGAGGGAAGGGCACTGATGTGATAATCACATGCCCAGCAGGCAAGGGATAA
- a CDS encoding 4Fe-4S dicluster domain-containing protein — MPKYGMVIDLQKCVGCGACAIACKTENNTQDRAKGQTFNWADFVMKTEGKFPDVKFTPMPVLCNHCSDAACVAACPVTPKAMHKHENGMTIHNMERCIGCRQCQRACPYSSEDVEKAGTQYSVISFNDFTDEVHPFYKDTKEVIPGCTSSGADVSKRAGDMPPHRTLYKHSDYASVREKGKVEKCMFCEHRVLNGEQPYCVASCPAKARIFGDLSDPNSEPSKLLKKHKAVQLKNNKGELLKPGEKGTQPNVYYIRSFKAEAKKA; from the coding sequence ATGCCTAAATATGGAATGGTTATAGATTTACAGAAGTGCGTAGGCTGCGGCGCATGCGCAATCGCATGCAAAACAGAAAACAACACTCAGGACAGGGCGAAAGGCCAAACATTCAACTGGGCGGATTTTGTGATGAAGACAGAGGGTAAGTTTCCCGATGTGAAATTTACTCCAATGCCTGTGCTGTGCAATCACTGCAGCGATGCCGCTTGTGTGGCAGCATGCCCGGTAACGCCAAAGGCTATGCACAAGCATGAAAACGGCATGACGATCCACAATATGGAAAGGTGCATCGGATGCCGTCAGTGCCAGAGGGCATGTCCCTACAGTTCGGAAGATGTGGAAAAGGCTGGCACACAGTATAGTGTGATCAGCTTTAATGACTTCACCGATGAAGTGCATCCTTTCTATAAGGACACAAAGGAGGTTATCCCCGGTTGTACCTCCTCGGGTGCGGATGTCTCCAAAAGGGCTGGAGATATGCCTCCGCACCGCACGCTGTACAAGCACTCAGACTATGCCAGCGTGAGAGAAAAGGGCAAAGTCGAAAAGTGTATGTTCTGTGAACACAGGGTGCTTAACGGCGAGCAGCCTTACTGTGTAGCTTCATGCCCGGCAAAGGCCCGTATATTCGGGGACCTTTCAGACCCGAACAGCGAGCCGAGCAAGCTGCTCAAAAAACATAAGGCTGTTCAGTTAAAAAACAACAAGGGCGAGCTTTTAAAGCCGGGCGAAAAAGGAACACAGCCCAATGTATACTATATCAGGAGCTTTAAGGCAGAAGCCAAAAAAGCGTAG
- a CDS encoding molybdopterin-dependent oxidoreductase — translation MEIKRRDFLKAGVAAGAAVALTGPLLNAFAVTKPLAGEKVSGSTDPGKWIPSTCQGCTQWCPVEFFVQNGRAVKVRGNQLSKVNNGYVCPRGHLMLQELYDPDRIKVPMKRTNPKKGRGVDPKFVPISWDEALGTLADKLIELRKNNEPHKFLFIRGRYSPKTYPLAYGTLPKIIGSPNAISHSAICAEAEKFGPFVTEGYWGYRDYDLQNMKCLVVWGCDPLSSNRNVPNTINKIGDLIDRGTLITVDPRLSAIAAKSHMWVPVKPGEDGALALAIAHVILTEGLWSKEFIGDFNDGKNQFKTGKTVDESAFAEKLSHGLVKWWNIELKDRTPEWAEKICGISKDQIIKIAKTMAAAAPQCAIWMGPGAVMSPRGAAASQAIYAINGLLGCVDVEGGVLSHHPKSPSNKLPKIDDFLDDMAKKYGKEKKIDQRGYKQFPALNPDPDKKGNFKPGTAVITNNVATGILNADPYEIKVVVSNWANFNFSCTGAERWDRAMEKVFYVHIGTNPSEAAMYADIVLPAAHHATQKLSIIDNKGNGYTHISIQQPVVGRLWEEKADETEIMYMLAQKLAEKGFPNMINYFNSFKDPETGKHPTGPEDFAEIASKIISSAVWKPKEPLKGDKLNGWEDFKAKGIYNSEPYKYKGLWEKGFPTPTKKFEFYSEGLKIGLKAHAEKYKTTIDDIVESAQYTAKGEEVFVPHYEPPKVWGDPVKYPFILVDFKSRLNREGRSQNTTWFQEFKKVDVGDESWDDVVRINPEDAKKLGIKTGDMVKLTSLTGSITVKAKLFEGVRPGTVSKCFGQGHWAYGKVATKEFNKTPRGGNNNDLMPFDVERFTGSNCRNGGFTRVKIEKV, via the coding sequence ATGGAGATTAAAAGAAGAGATTTTCTTAAGGCAGGCGTGGCAGCCGGCGCCGCAGTGGCATTAACCGGCCCATTGCTTAATGCTTTCGCTGTCACAAAACCGCTTGCAGGCGAAAAAGTGAGCGGCAGCACAGACCCCGGCAAGTGGATACCGTCAACCTGTCAGGGCTGTACGCAGTGGTGTCCTGTTGAGTTCTTTGTCCAGAACGGCAGGGCGGTAAAGGTTCGCGGAAACCAGCTTTCAAAGGTAAACAACGGCTATGTATGTCCGAGAGGACATCTGATGCTTCAGGAGCTTTACGACCCTGACAGGATAAAAGTTCCAATGAAGAGGACAAACCCCAAGAAGGGAAGGGGCGTTGACCCGAAATTCGTTCCGATTTCATGGGACGAGGCTCTCGGAACTCTTGCTGACAAGCTTATTGAACTCAGAAAGAATAACGAGCCGCATAAATTCCTGTTCATCAGGGGAAGATATTCACCGAAGACATATCCTCTTGCTTACGGCACTCTTCCAAAAATAATCGGCTCACCGAATGCGATTTCTCACAGCGCTATCTGTGCAGAGGCTGAAAAGTTTGGTCCATTTGTTACAGAGGGCTACTGGGGCTACAGGGATTATGACCTTCAGAATATGAAATGTCTTGTTGTTTGGGGCTGTGACCCGTTAAGCTCAAACAGAAATGTTCCTAATACAATAAACAAGATTGGCGACCTTATTGACAGAGGCACGCTTATTACTGTTGATCCGAGATTGAGTGCAATAGCAGCAAAGTCTCATATGTGGGTGCCTGTAAAGCCGGGAGAAGACGGCGCACTCGCATTGGCAATTGCCCATGTAATCCTTACCGAAGGACTCTGGAGCAAGGAATTCATCGGAGACTTCAATGACGGCAAAAACCAGTTCAAAACAGGAAAGACGGTTGATGAGTCTGCATTTGCCGAAAAACTCTCTCACGGTCTTGTCAAATGGTGGAACATTGAGCTTAAAGACAGAACTCCTGAATGGGCAGAGAAGATCTGCGGCATTTCTAAAGACCAGATTATCAAAATTGCAAAGACAATGGCTGCTGCTGCACCGCAATGTGCTATCTGGATGGGACCGGGCGCTGTTATGAGTCCGAGAGGCGCTGCTGCTTCACAGGCGATATATGCCATTAATGGACTCCTCGGCTGTGTGGATGTAGAAGGCGGCGTATTAAGCCATCATCCGAAGTCGCCCTCTAATAAGCTGCCAAAGATTGATGATTTTCTTGACGATATGGCAAAGAAATACGGCAAGGAAAAGAAGATAGACCAGAGAGGATACAAACAATTCCCTGCATTGAACCCGGATCCTGATAAAAAAGGGAATTTCAAACCAGGCACTGCCGTTATTACAAACAACGTTGCAACAGGCATTTTAAATGCCGACCCATACGAGATTAAAGTTGTTGTAAGCAACTGGGCAAACTTCAACTTCTCATGCACAGGCGCCGAAAGATGGGACAGGGCAATGGAAAAGGTCTTTTATGTCCATATTGGAACCAACCCGTCAGAGGCTGCAATGTATGCAGATATAGTGCTTCCGGCAGCGCACCATGCAACACAGAAACTCTCAATAATAGACAATAAAGGCAATGGATATACTCACATCTCTATTCAGCAGCCTGTTGTTGGAAGACTCTGGGAAGAAAAGGCTGATGAAACAGAGATAATGTATATGCTTGCTCAAAAGCTTGCTGAAAAAGGCTTCCCCAACATGATCAACTACTTCAATTCATTTAAAGACCCTGAGACAGGCAAACACCCTACAGGCCCTGAGGATTTTGCAGAGATAGCTTCAAAGATTATCAGTTCGGCAGTTTGGAAACCGAAGGAGCCGCTCAAGGGCGATAAACTCAACGGCTGGGAAGACTTCAAGGCAAAAGGAATCTATAACTCAGAGCCTTACAAATACAAGGGACTCTGGGAAAAAGGATTTCCGACACCTACTAAGAAGTTTGAATTTTACAGCGAAGGACTTAAGATTGGACTTAAAGCTCATGCCGAAAAATACAAGACAACAATTGATGATATTGTTGAGTCGGCACAATACACAGCAAAAGGCGAAGAGGTATTTGTGCCTCATTACGAGCCGCCTAAGGTATGGGGCGATCCTGTAAAATATCCGTTTATCCTCGTTGACTTCAAGTCAAGGCTCAACAGGGAAGGAAGAAGCCAGAACACCACATGGTTCCAGGAATTCAAGAAGGTTGATGTGGGCGACGAGAGCTGGGATGATGTTGTAAGAATCAATCCTGAGGACGCCAAAAAGCTCGGCATCAAGACCGGAGATATGGTAAAGCTCACATCCCTAACGGGCAGCATTACCGTTAAGGCAAAGCTCTTTGAAGGAGTAAGGCCCGGCACGGTTTCAAAGTGTTTTGGTCAGGGCCACTGGGCATATGGAAAGGTTGCTACCAAAGAGTTTAACAAGACACCGAGGGGCGGCAATAACAATGACCTTATGCCTTTTGATGTGGAGCGCTTTACCGGCAGCAACTGCAGAAACGGCGGCTTTACCCGCGTTAAAATCGAGAAGGTTTAA
- a CDS encoding 4Fe-4S dicluster domain-containing protein produces MLQGKIIDTISNTSDAIVIDQSRCLRMRFNRSDCSECIEHCRFNAVRIDEGVDIKRNICSECMLCVSVCPSGCFNVKAMDFYSIISRLKKLSNSVPAPVLGCNARADIKAHEKTACLGFLSEEHIIALSVFLEEKLQVNLTGCADCRNGFIADNLKKRMESIAEKTSLNIFEKISLVKDRSELCYQDILLDRRGFFKAIKNLTFLQAVNLLESSATADNTRSYSTKRVTVRRDLLNRVIGNLPEWNYTGVIDAYYYNLRIDEGCDNCFACVGMCPTGALKIGTKEAGPELTFNSSLCSGCGLCEGFCMNNAILIERGFRGHNPFEFSSVKNGLLCNT; encoded by the coding sequence ATGCTGCAGGGCAAAATAATCGACACTATATCGAACACATCAGATGCGATTGTTATAGACCAATCGAGGTGTTTGAGGATGCGTTTTAACAGAAGCGATTGCAGCGAGTGTATTGAACATTGCAGGTTTAATGCTGTCAGAATAGATGAAGGTGTTGACATCAAAAGGAATATATGTTCGGAATGCATGTTATGCGTATCTGTATGCCCTTCAGGGTGCTTTAATGTAAAGGCTATGGATTTTTACTCTATAATTTCAAGATTAAAAAAACTCTCTAATTCTGTTCCGGCCCCCGTACTCGGCTGTAATGCAAGGGCGGATATAAAAGCACATGAAAAGACCGCCTGTCTCGGTTTTCTCTCAGAAGAACATATAATTGCCCTTTCGGTTTTTCTGGAGGAAAAACTTCAGGTCAACCTTACAGGATGCGCTGATTGCAGAAATGGATTTATTGCAGATAACCTGAAAAAAAGAATGGAAAGTATTGCCGAAAAGACCTCTTTGAATATATTTGAAAAGATAAGTCTTGTGAAGGACAGATCAGAGTTGTGTTATCAGGACATTTTATTGGACCGACGGGGATTTTTTAAGGCTATTAAAAACCTTACTTTTTTACAAGCGGTTAACTTACTTGAAAGCAGCGCTACGGCTGATAATACTCGGTCATATTCCACTAAGAGGGTTACTGTTAGAAGGGACCTGTTGAACAGGGTGATCGGGAATTTACCTGAATGGAATTATACCGGAGTGATAGATGCTTATTACTATAATCTTCGTATTGATGAAGGCTGTGATAACTGCTTTGCCTGCGTAGGGATGTGTCCCACAGGGGCATTGAAAATCGGCACTAAAGAAGCAGGGCCGGAGCTGACTTTTAACAGTTCCCTGTGCAGCGGATGCGGATTGTGCGAGGGTTTTTGCATGAATAATGCAATCTTAATTGAAAGGGGTTTTAGAGGACATAATCCATTTGAATTTAGCAGTGTAAAAAACGGATTGCTTTGTAATACTTAG